In Erigeron canadensis isolate Cc75 chromosome 1, C_canadensis_v1, whole genome shotgun sequence, a single window of DNA contains:
- the LOC122591641 gene encoding TPR and ankyrin repeat-containing protein 1-like: MSSPQRTNVALTRARHCLWILGNERTLTNSEHVWKDLVCDARNRQCLFDADSDEGLKMTVLYTKKELEQLDDLVNENSILFKHAKWKVLFSDDFRRSFGKLTTARLKKLVLNLLLRLSGGWRPQKLSVDLHCVKSSHILKHFKVAGLYVICTIDIIKEFNYVQVLKVWDILPFEEIQKLTRRLEKILAAYTDDYISRCTEKCMEGNLEVPKSWIASEEIIRFCFVRNTEVGSCENGAVKHLLSDKEQLDLPMQVSDEQMEIVLFSKSSFIIGRSGTGKTTILTMKLFQKEQSFYVASEGIYEGKRNSISDSKVDDFKDRKPSVLRQLFVTVNPNLCHVVKQHVSHLTSISCNGNTSLEVNLDYPDMISEFSDIADTFIDIPVKNYPLFITFHKFLMMLDGTLGNSFFERFPKAREASHGNHTTSRSVALQTFLRLREVTYDRFCTLYWPHFNSSLTKKLDPSRVFTEIISHIKGGPHAGDCSDGKLSYPGYCLLAESRLSTLTKEKRETIYYLFQAYEKMKSERGEFDLGDLVSDLHDRLKNGHYDGDVIDFVYIDEVQDLSMRQISLFKYICQNVDEGFIFAGDTAQTIARGIDFRFQDIRSLFYKEFLTKQEKGLVSEVFQLKQNFRTHAGVLQLAQSVIDILSCYFVHSIDILEPETSLISVEAPVLLESSNNENAIETIFGGSESGGKKVGFGADQVILVRDDCAKIEVLEYVGKNALVLTILECKGLEFQDVLLYNFFGTSPLKDQWRVIYGYMKECDWLDENLPQSFPTFSEARHSVLCSELKHLYVAITRTRQRLWVYENKEELSKPIFDYWKRRRLVQIRKLDDSVAQAMRVSSSPQEWRERGKKLFYENKFVMATMCFERAGDTMWEKLAKASGLRASADPMRGKNPEAYLDYLREAAELFESIGKFDSAASCYCDLEEFERAGKTYLYKCRKYDTAAECLTLAGCYSDAAEAYAKGDQVSNCLSVCRKGKLYDKGLQYIEYWKEHLNVRTKEIEETEQRFLESCALDCHQHKDLTNMVKFVRSFCSVESMRVFLRSLGCLEDLLLLEEESGHFLDALELARSLGYVQKEADLLEKAGHYREAADLLLWYVFFSSLWGNGGRGWPLKQFSKKEDLCEKARLLAKMTSDNSYDFVCNELKVLSEQQSSLPELKKVLLISQKNKSLRGEILSIRKILDSHLRINFSKYFWEDELPFDITKHCENQIFQNCVSVRTLVFYWNQWKENVMNIFQSIKCLENEELNNNEALSDFSISYFGVRKQCVNGNIVYLLVNKEGDWIRTAGNNGLHSEGKLLYMNMKQLAFAITSYWQLELLSVGMKVLLKLEGLYKSKSNGSAFHQSTSLVHIFEVSKFLSDCHCLHVTSPEKKKLQYFLGISVRYFDLVFPLDWRRSVSEDMVSLRETDLSLNLLDEIILQNVGNKSKISYWTIGRVMMVCFCSSKSVTLNEMIIKGLQWTPSWLSFAKYWNSGIMRDVAFFPMHRALKDSLWSDQRCVGHISPHSFMYLLDRLILMESFFNEILYTTKSSFAGWFTNFHYHEPVLEQNYLRFEVTSYLEPVAQQILYNKEDTESWIRRSNIEVSYYYPLLVLKLVMMVTLACLQDSSCSKLLFNLLTNNVAGSLPEKFVHHLLSKKKGHNLHLCPQMVAEAFMSIEDPLLIVTSGKPNSKINAPGAIFVDLETSKDEIRSALFPNLCNRFLEEGSSKTSEVDDEEKSFQNEKSMKEKGKSKKKKGKKNKGRNN, from the exons ATGTCTAGTCCACAAAGGACTAATGTTGCCCTCACCAGAGCAAG ACATTGCCTATGGATATTGGGGAACGAAAGAACCTTGACTAATAGTGAACATGTATGGAAAGATTTAGTTTGTGATGCAAGAAATCGCCAGTGTTTGTTTGATGCTGATTCCGATGAAGGCTTGAAGATGACagttttatatacaaaaaaagaGCTAGAGCAACTTGATGATCTAGTTAATGAGAATAGTATCCTTTTTAAACATGCAAAATGGAAG GTCCTGTTCAGCGACGACTTCAGAAGATCATTTGGAAAGCTGACTACTGCTCGATTGAAGAAGcttgttttaaatcttttattgaGACTCTCTGGTGGCTGGCGGCCCCAAAAGCTAAGTGTAGACTTGCATTGTGTAAAATCCTCACATATTCTGAAACACTTTAAGGTTGCAGGGTTATATGTTATATGCACAATTGACATCATCAAGGAATTCAATTATGTACAAGTTTTAAAGGTCTGGGATATATTACCTTTTGAAGAGATCCAAAAACTCACAAGACGTCTTGAGAAGATACTTGCTGCATACACGGATGATTATATTAGTCGTTGTACAGAAAAATGCATGGAGGG GAATTTGGAAGTTCCTAAGAGTTGGATAGCCTCCGAAGAAATTATACGATTTTGTTTTGTTAGGAATACTGAAGTGGGCTCTTGTGAAA ATGGGGCGGTGAAACATCTGCTTTCTGATAAAGAACAACTTGATCTACCCATGCAAGTCAGTGATGAACAAATGGAGATTGTTCTATTTTCCAAAAGTTCTTTCATAATTGGGCGTTCTGGAACTGGAAAAACCACTATATTGACTATGAAGTTGTTTCAAAAGGAACAGTCTTTTTATGTTGCTTCCGAAGGGATTTATGAAGGGAAGAGAAACAGTATCAGTGATTCAAAAGTTGATGATTTTAAAGACAGAAAACCAAGTGTTCTCCGCCAACTTTTTGTGACAGTCAACCCAAATTTGTGTCATGTTGTGAAGCAACATGTTTCCCACCTTACAAG TATTTCATGTAATGGGAATACATCATTGGAGGTCAATCTTGATTATCCAGACATGATATCAGAGTTCAGCGATATTGCAGATACATTTATTGACATTCCAGTGAAAAACTACCCCCTTTTCATAACATTTCATAAATTTCTAATGATGTTGGATGGCACATTGGGGAATTCTTTCTTTGAAAGGTTTCCAAAGGCAAGAGAAGCTTCTCATGGTAACCATACAACTTCAAGGTCCGTTGCATTGCAAACTTTTTTAAGATTAAGGGAGGTAACATATGACAGATTTTGTACACTTTACTGGCCTCACTTTAACTCAAGTCTAACAAAGAAACTTGATCCCTCCAGAGTGTTTACTGAAATTATATCACACATAAAAGGAGGCCCACATGCAGGGGACTGCAGTGACGGAAAACTAAGTTATCCGGGCTACTGTTTATTAGCTGAAAGTCGTTTGTCCACTTTGACAAAAGAGAAAAGAGAAACTATTTACTACCTCTTTCAAGCatatgaaaagatgaaaagtGAGCGAGGGGAATTCGATTTGGGAGATTTAGTGAGTGACCTCCATGACCGACTTAAAAATGGACATTATGATGGTGACGTTATTGATTTTGTGTATATAGATGAAGTTCAAGATCTTAGTATGAGGCAGATTTCTCTTTTCAAGTATATATGCCAAAATGTCGATGAGGGCTTTATTTTCGCAGGCGACACTGCACAAACCATTGCCAGAGGGATTGATTTTAGATTTCAGGATATACGATCTCTGTTCTATAAAGAGTTTTTAACTAAACAAGAGAAAGGTCTTGTATCCGAGGTTTTCCAACTAAAACAGAACTTTAGAACTCATGCCGGTGTTCTTCAGTTGGCCCAGAGTGTCATTGACATTCTTTCCTGTTACTTTGTTCACTCAATTGATATTTTGGAGCCGGAGACTAGTCTTATTTCTGTTGAAGCTCCTGTTTTGCTCGAGTCTAGCAATAATGAAAATGCAATTGAAACAATCTTTGGGGGCAGTGAAAGTGGCGGAAAAAAAGTTGGCTTTGGGGCGGATCAAGTGATATTGGTGCGTGACGATTGTGCTAAGATTGAGGTTTTAGAATATGTTGGAAAGAATGCACTTGTTCTCACCATACTAGAGTGTAAAGGCCTTGAATTTCAG GATGTATTATTGTATAACTTTTTTGGGACATCCCCTTTAAAAGACCAATGGAGAGTGATATATGGCTACATGAAGGAGTGCGATTGGCTCGATGAAAATCTTCCTCAGTCTTTCCCGACCTTCAGTGAGGCAAGACATAGTGTCTTGTGCTCTgaattaaaacatttatatgtGGCTATAACTCGAACGAGGCAAAGACTATGGGTATATGAGAACAAAGAGGAGCTCTCCAAGCCAATATTTGACTATTGGAAAAGGAGGAGGCTTGTTCAAATAAGAAAACTAGATGATTCAGTGGCACAGGCTATGCGAGTCTCAAGCAGCCCTCAAGAGTGGCGGGAGCGTGGTAAAAAG CTCTTTTATGAGAACAAGTTTGTGATGGCAACCATGTGCTTTGAAAGAGCTGGTGACACAATGTGGGAGAAATTGGCAAAGGCTTCTGGTCTCAGAGCATCTGCTGATCCAATGAGGGGAAAGAATCCCGAAGCTTATTTGGACTATCTTAGAGAAGCAGCGGAATTGTTTGAGTCAATTGGGAAATTTGATTCTGCCGCTTCATGTTATTGTGATTTGGAAGAGTTTGAAAGAGCTG GGAAAACTTACTTGTATAAGTGCCGAAAATATGATACAGCAGCAGAGTGTCTCACTCTAGCAGGATGCTATAGCGATGCTGCTGAAGCCTATGCCAAAGGAGATCAGGTCTCCAATTGTCTGTCAGTTTGCAGAAAAGGAAAACTTTATGATAAGGGGTTGCAGTATATAGAGTACTGGAAAGAGCACTTAAATGTTAGAACTAAGGAAATAGAAGAAACTGAGCAaagatttttggagagttgtGCTCTTGATTGCCATCAACATAAAGATCTTACAAACATGGTGAAATTTGTCAGGTCTTTTTGTTCTGTGGAGTCTATGCGTGTATTCTTGAGGTCTTTAGGCTGCCTTGAGGACCTTTTATTGTTAGAAGAAGAATCTGGCCACTTTCTTGATGCTTTGGAGCTGGCTAGGTCATTGGGTTATGTTCAGAAAGAGGCTGATCTTTTGGAGAAGGCTGGACATTATAGGGAGGCAGCAGATCTCTTACTTTGGTATGTGTTTTTTAGCTCGTTATGGGGAAATGGAGGTAGAGGTTGGCCATTGAAGCAGTTCAGTAAGAAGGAAGACCTTTGTGAGAAAGCAAGGTTGCTTGCAAAAATGACCTCTGATAATTCCtatgattttgtttgtaatgAGCTTAAGGTACTCTCCGAGCAGCAGAGTAGTTTGCCCGAGCTCAAGAAAGTTTTACTCATTTCCCAGAAAAATAAGAGTCTAAGAGGAGAAATCTTATCCATAAGGAAAATCTTGGATTCACATTTGCGTATTAATTTTTCAAAGTACTTTTGGGAGGATGAATTGCCGTTTGATATCACTAAGCATTGTGAAAACCAGATCTTTCAGAACTGTGTTTCTGTTAGAACTCTTGTTTTTTATTGGAACCAGTGGAAAGAGAATGTCATGAATATCTTTCAGAGCATCAAATGTCTTGAAAATGAAGAGCTGAATAATAACGAGGCACTTTCTGATTttagtataagttattttggAGTGAGGAAACAGTGTGTCAATGGAAACATAGTTTACCTGTTAGTCAACAAGGAGGGTGATTGGATAAGAACCGCGGGTAACAACGGTCTTCATAGCGAAGGGAAGCTtctatatatgaatatgaagcAGTTGGCGTTTGCTATTACATCTTATTGGCAGTTAGAGTTGCTTTCTGTGGGTATGAAAGTACTTTTAAAGCTAGAAGGTCTGTATAAGTCAAAGTCAAATGGTTCAGCATTTCATCAAAGCACGTCTCTCGTACACATCTTTGAGGTTTCCAAGTTTCTTTCAGATTGCCATTGTCTTCACGTCACTTCTCCTGAGAAAAAGAAACTGCAATATTTCCTTGGAATCTCTGTACGATACTTTGATCTAGTGTTTCCCTTAGACTGGCGAAGATCAGTCTCCGAGGACATGGTTTCCTTAAGGGAGACTGATCTATCACTTAACTTGCTTGATGAGATCATTCTTCAAAATGTGGGCAACAAGAGTAAAATCTCCTATTGGACAATCGGGAGAGTGATGATGGTATGTTTTTGTTCCAGTAAATCTGTTACTCTTAATGAGATGATTATTAAGGGGCTTCAGTGGACTCCCAGCTGGCTGTCATTTGCGAAATATTGGAATTCTGGCATAATGAGAGACGTGGCGTTTTTTCCAATGCATAGAGCTTTGAAAGATTCTCTTTGGTCTGACCAGAGGTGTGTTGGCCACATATCACCTCACAGTTTTATGTATCTTTTGGATCGTCTAATTTTAATGGAGTCGTTTTTCAATGAAATTCTTTACACTACGAAGTCTTCTTTTGCTGGGTGGTTCACAAATTTTCACTACCATGAACCGGTGCTTGAGCAGAATTATTTAAGGTTTGAAGTAACCTCCTATCTTGAACCAGTGGCCCAACAAATTCTATACAATAAAGAGGATACCGAGTCTTGGATTCGAAGATCAAACATTGAGGTCTCTTATTACTACCCACTTTTAGTGTTGAAACTGGTAATGATGGTTACTTTAGCTTGTCTGCAAGACTCAAGTTGTTctaaattgttatttaatttgCTGACGAACAATGTTGCGGGTTCACTTCCAGAGAAGTTTGTACACCATCTTTTAAGCAAAAAGAAGGGTCACAACTTGCACTTATGTCCACAAATGGTTGCAGAAGCGTTTATGAGCATAGAGGATCCTCTCTTGATTGTGACTTCAGGAAAACCGAATTCAAAAATCAATGCACCTGGTGCTATATTTGTAGACCTTGAGACATCCAAAGATGAGATAAGGAGTGCATTATTCCCTAATTTATGTAACAGGTTTTTGGAGGAAGGAAGCAGCAAGACAAGTGAGGTTGACGACGAGGAAAAAAGCTTTCAGAATGAGAAAAGCATGAAAGAAAAGGGAAAGAGCAAGAAAAAGAAGGGTAAAAAGAACAAAGGTAGGAATAACTAA
- the LOC122586106 gene encoding uncharacterized protein LOC122586106 — protein sequence MMVSLACLQERDCSKVLFNLLTVSNNIADSLPEKFVYHLLSKRKGRNLHLCPQIVAEAFMSVDDPLLIVSSGMPDPKINAPDAIFVDLKKSKKEITSALFLRKAAVCCQFPSNDDECETILEAPYSNTSSNVNVDVNPKVISVDLDKPEQIISKLRSTRKAYERDDYCETISVAPSSSNTSSNANVHVNPVAECKEKKSDDNDECRMILEVPSSSNTSSNANVHSNPKKSDILDISLNLGDKSDDNKKLILSFLEQLQPPSAVEELKRVILSMFEESDDEANNPPVRGGKKKAMQAVAKSGVRKKDDEQAKSMMNDAFVESVCKKLLEEGSSKTGEAGDEEAKSMERKGKSKTCGADEEKSIQDAKTGKGKSKNKKGKKKKN from the exons ATGATGGTTTCTTTAGCCTGTCTGCAAGAGCGGGATTGTTCTAAAGTGCTATTTAATCTGCTCACGGTAAGCAACAATATTGCTGATTCGCTTCCAGAGAAGTTTGTGTACCATCTTTTAAGCAAAAGGAAGGGTCGCAACTTGCATTTGTGTCCACAAATAGTTGCAGAAGCGTTTATGAGCGTAGACGATCCTCTCTTGATTGTGAGTTCAGGAATGCCCGATCCGAAAATCAATGCCCCTGATGCTATATTTGTTGACCTTAAGAAATCCAAAAAGGAGATAACGAGTGCATTGTTCTTAAGGAAAGCTGCAGTTTGCTGTCAATTTCCTTCGAATGATGATGAATGTGAGACTATTCTTGAGGCACCATATTCTAATACATCATCAAATGTAAATGTGGATGTAAATCCAAAAGTCATAAGTGTGGACCTTGATAAACCCGAGCAGATAATAAGTAAATTGCGCTCAACAAGAAAAGCATATGAACGCGACGATTATTGTGAGACGATTTCTGTGGCGCCATCTTCTTCTAACACATCATCAAATGCAAATGTGCATGTAAATCCCGTGGCTGAATGCAAAGAG AAAAAGTCAGATGACAACGATGAATGTAGGATGATTCTTGAGGTGCCATCTTCTTCAAACACATCATCAAATGCAAATGTGCATTCAAATCCGAAAAAGAGTGATATTCTTGATATAAGTCTGAATCTTGGTGATAAGTCAGATGACAATAAGAAATTAATTCTCAGCTTTCTAGAACAATTGCAACCACCCTCTGCAGTTGAGGAGCTAAAGAGAGTTATTTTGTCTATGTTTGAAGAGAG TGACGATGAAGCCAATAATCCACCTGTCAGGGGTGGAAAAAAGAAGGCTATGCAAGCGGTTGCTAAGAGTGGAGTGAGGAAGAAAGATGATGAGCAAGCGAAGAGTATGATGAATGATGCGTTTGTAGAAAGCGTTTGTAAGAAGTTATTGGAGGAAGGGAGCAGCAAGACTGGTGAGGCTGGCGATGAGGAAGCAAAGAGCATGGAAAGGAAGGGAAAGAGCAAGACATGTGGGGCTGATGAGGAAAAAAGCATTCAGGATGCAAAAACCGGGAAGGGCAAGAGCAAGAACAAAAAGggtaaaaagaagaagaattag
- the LOC122591646 gene encoding uncharacterized protein LOC122591646, with protein MYRRTLTCAPTNIALLQLASRLLSLVKESSKATTANGVSFWSLGDILLFGNNDRLKVGAEMEDIYLEHRVERLTECFGSSTGWKHCMRSMNDLLENCVSQYYVFLENELFKENQLANENKNEIKTNNLQVKSFLEYLQDRFVSSVMPLRRCIFTFLTHVPRSFIKEYNFYSMIHLLDSLNSFESLLFEENLVSKDLEHLFTSKPLPDEVENTSLIDSVRAKSILILRGLQISLEVLGLPDVVKRHVMVEFCFERASLVFCTTSSSYKLHMVPMKPLNILVIDEAAQLKEAESSIPLQLPGIKHAILIGDECQLPAMVTSNLCVESGFGRSLFDRLSYVCHSRHLLNVQYRMHPSISFFPNWRFYQNQILDAENVLCERYEKRYLSGPMFGSYSFMNIVGGREEKDDDGQSKRNLVEAAIVIKIVKNLYKVWKYSKKKLTIGVVSPYAAQVVTIQEKLAHKYEKLDGFSVKVKSIDEFQGAEEDVIILSTVRSNSHGSVGFMSSPRRTNVALTRARHCLWILGNERTLTKSESVWEELVQDARNRHCLFDADSDESLNMTVINTKKELEQLDDLVNENSILFKHAKWKFKVAGLYVICTTDIIKEFNYVQVLKVWDIITFEEIPKLTKRLETIFMAYTHDYINRCTERCVEGKLEVPKSWMASQEIIRFCPVRNTELSSGDGKSYAENSKVNESLLLMKFYPLSDGVVKHLLSDKEQLDLPMQVSDEQMEIILFSKSSFIIGRSGTGKTTILTMKLFQNEQSFYAASEGIYDEERNSISHSEVDDLKDKKPSVIRQLFVTVSPNLCHVVKQHISHLTSISCNGNTSIDANLDDPDMISDFSDIADTFINIPVKSYPLFITFHKFLMILDGTLVFL; from the exons ATGTACCGTAGGACTCTTACTTGTGCACCAACAAATATTGCTCTGTTACAACTAGCTTCACGACTGCTAAGTTTGGTTAAGGAATCATCTAAAGCTACAACTGCTAATGGTGTTTCCTTTTGGTCTCTTGGAGACATCCTTTTGTTTGGCAACAATGATCGTTTAAAAGTTGGTGCAGAGATGGAAGACATATACTTGGAGCATCGGGTCGAAAGGCTTACAGAGTGCTTTGGGTCTTCAACTGGTTGGAAGCATTGCATGAGGTCTATGAATGATTTACTTGAAAATTGTGTATCTCAGTATTACGTCTTTCTAGAAAATGAGTTGTTCAAAGAAAACCAACTAgcaaatgaaaataaaaatgaaattaaaaccAACAATTTGCAAGTTAAATCATTCCTTGAGTATTTGCAAGATCGGTTTGTATCTTCTGTAATGCCACTTAGAAGATGCATTTTTACATTCTTGACTCATGTCCCAAGAAGTTTCATAAAGGAATACAATTTTTATAGTATGATACATCTTTTGGATAGCTTAAATTCATTTGAATCGTTGTTGTTTGAAGAAAACTTGGTTTCAAAAGATCTCGAACACCTTTTCACATCTAAACCATTGCCTGATGAGGTGGAGAATACGTCATTGATTGATTCTGTTAGAGCCAAGTCGATATTGATTTTAAGAGGTTTGCAGATATCTCTTGAAGTACTAGGTCTTCCAGATGTTGTAAAAAGACATGTAATGGTGGAGTTTTGTTTTGAAAGAGCTTCACTTGTATTTTGCACAACTTCTAGTTCCTATAAGTTGCATATGGTTCCAATGAAGCCTTTGAACATTCTGGTCATAGATGAAGCTGCACAGTTAAAAGAGGCTGAGTCCAGTATTCCTCTTCAGCTTCCTGGGATAAAGCATGCTATTCTCATTGGAGATGAGTGCCAGTTACCTGCAATGGTTACAAGCAAT TTATGTGTTGAATCTGGCTTTGGGCGGAGCTTATTTGACAGACTGAGTTACGTATGCCATTCTCGGCATCTACTAAATGTTCAGTATCGAATGCATCCTTCCATCAGTTTCTTCCCTAATTGGAGgttttatcaaaatcagatccTTGATGCAGAAAATGTATTATGTGAAAGATATGAAAAGCGATATCTTTCAGGACCAATGTTTGGTTCGTATTCATTTATGAATATTGTTGGAGGAAGAGAAGAAAAGGATGATGATGGACAGAGCAAAAGAAATTTGGTTGAGGCAGCTATTGTGATTAAGATTGTAAAAAATCTCTATAAAG TATGGAAATACTCGAAGAAGAAGCTTACTATAGGTGTTGTATCTCCTTATGCTGCCCAAGTGGTTACAATCCAAGAAAAACTTGCTCACAAATATGAGAAACTTGATGGTTTTTCAGTAAAGGTGAAATCGATTGACGAGTTTCAGGGTGCAGAAGAAgatgttattattttatcgaCAGTCAGATCTAATAGCCATGGATCAGTTGGATTCATGTCTAGTCCACGAAGGACTAATGTTGCCCTCACCAGGGCAAG ACATTGTCTATGGATTTTGGGAAACGAAAGGACCCTGACTAAAAGTGAATCTGTATGGGAAGAACTAGTTCAAGATGCAAGAAATCGCCATTGTTTGTTTGATGCTGATTCTGATGAATCCTTGAATATGACTGTTATAAATACAAAGAAAGAGCTAGAGCAACTTGATGATCTGGTTAACGAGAATAGTATCCTTTTTAAACATGCAAAATGGAAG TTTAAGGTTGCAGGGTTATATGTTATATGCACAACTGACATCATCAAGGAATTCAATTATGTGCAAGTTTTGAAGGTTTGGGATATAATAACTTTTGAAGAGATTCCAAAACTCACAAAACGTCTCGAGACCATATTTATGGCATACACGCATGATTATATTAATCGCTGTACAGAAAGATGTGTGGAGGG GAAATTGGAAGTTCCTAAGAGTTGGATGGCATCCCAAGAAATTATACGTTTTTGTCCCGTAAGGAATACTGAACTGAGCTCGGGTGATGGTAAAAGTTATGCTGAAAACTCAAAAGTAAATGAAAGCTTGTTGCTTATGAAGTTCTACCCCTTGTCAGATGGGGTGGTGAAACATTTGCTCTCCGATAAAGAACAACTTGATCTACCCATGCAAGTCAGTGATGAACAGATGgagattattttattttccaaaAGTTCTTTCATAATTGGGCGTTCAGGAACCGGAAAAACCACTATATTGACTATGAAGTTGTTCCAAAATGAACAGTCATTTTATGCTGCTTCTGAAGGGATTTATGATGAAGAGAGGAACAGTATCAGTCATTCAGAAGTTGATGATTTAAAAGACAAGAAACCAAGTGTTATCCGGCAACTTTTTGTGACCGTCAGCCCAAATTTGTGTCATGTTGTGAAGCAACATATTTCCCACCTTACAAG TATTTCATGCAATGGGAATACATCTATAGACGCCAATCTTGATGATCCAGACATGATATCAGATTTCAGCGATATTGCAGACACATTTATTAACATTCCGGTGAAAAGTTACCCtctttttataacatttcataAGTTTCTAATGATTTTGGATGGCACATTGGTCTTTCTTTGA